In Arthrobacter burdickii, one DNA window encodes the following:
- a CDS encoding FKBP-type peptidyl-prolyl cis-trans isomerase yields the protein MSFGQRNFDRQKPEIDFPAHEVPTDLVIEDIIEGTGDEAKPGNTVSTHYVGVAFSTGEEFDASWNRGAPLDFRVGVGQVIQGWDQGLLGMKVGGRRRLEIPSHLAYGPSGAGSAIGPNEALIFVVDLLAVR from the coding sequence ATGTCCTTCGGACAGCGCAACTTCGACCGGCAGAAGCCGGAGATCGACTTCCCCGCACACGAGGTACCCACCGACCTCGTCATCGAGGACATCATCGAGGGCACCGGCGACGAGGCGAAGCCCGGCAACACCGTGTCCACCCACTACGTGGGCGTGGCCTTCTCCACGGGCGAGGAATTCGACGCCTCCTGGAACCGCGGTGCTCCGCTCGACTTCCGGGTCGGCGTCGGGCAGGTCATCCAGGGCTGGGACCAGGGGCTCCTGGGCATGAAGGTCGGCGGCCGCCGTCGCCTCGAGATCCCTTCCCACCTCGCCTACGGCCCCAGTGGCGCCGGCTCGGCGATCGGCCCCAACGAGGCGCTGATCTTCGTGGTGGACCTGCTCGCCGTCCGCTAG
- a CDS encoding FKBP-type peptidyl-prolyl cis-trans isomerase: MRKLLAILLPLLLLLTACGGTTTGKSAGPAEVFDTVKVSGGSDEEAPDVEFESPLDVTGVAAKTVAEGDGDEVEAGQQVHYQLVALNAEDGEVLGDTYSQGEPQVLPVDDMLKEQDGELYEVLVGTKVGSQVAYTRPAPEPAEGETASPEQLIVLKVISAEQPPPEPEVLSPEDVKKLDDEGQLPTFTFDDKGVPEVTIPENEPSDDLVVKVLEEGKGDVVAETDSITAKYSGWTYSDGEKFDSSFDRGEPATFPLNQVITGWTKGLAGQKVGSKVLLVIPEPWAYPNASQGQPSGTLVFYVEIVSKEAAK, translated from the coding sequence GTGCGAAAGTTACTAGCAATCCTCCTTCCGCTGCTGCTGTTGCTCACGGCATGCGGCGGCACGACGACGGGGAAGTCGGCGGGTCCCGCCGAGGTCTTCGACACGGTGAAGGTGAGCGGGGGATCGGACGAGGAAGCACCCGACGTCGAATTCGAATCACCCCTCGACGTCACCGGCGTCGCCGCCAAGACGGTCGCCGAGGGCGACGGCGACGAGGTGGAGGCCGGGCAGCAGGTCCACTACCAGCTCGTCGCGCTCAACGCCGAGGACGGCGAAGTCCTCGGTGATACCTACAGCCAGGGTGAGCCCCAGGTCCTGCCGGTCGACGACATGCTCAAGGAGCAGGACGGCGAGCTCTACGAGGTCCTCGTGGGAACGAAGGTCGGCTCGCAGGTGGCCTACACCCGCCCCGCCCCTGAGCCCGCCGAGGGCGAGACCGCGAGTCCGGAGCAGCTGATCGTGCTCAAGGTCATCTCGGCCGAACAGCCCCCGCCGGAGCCGGAGGTCCTCTCGCCCGAGGACGTGAAGAAGCTCGACGACGAGGGCCAGCTGCCCACGTTCACCTTCGACGACAAGGGCGTACCCGAGGTCACCATCCCCGAGAACGAGCCGTCCGACGACCTCGTGGTCAAGGTGCTCGAAGAGGGCAAGGGCGACGTCGTCGCCGAGACCGACAGCATCACGGCCAAGTACAGCGGCTGGACCTACAGCGACGGCGAGAAGTTCGATTCGAGCTTCGACCGCGGCGAGCCCGCCACCTTCCCCCTGAACCAGGTCATCACGGGCTGGACCAAGGGCCTGGCCGGGCAGAAGGTCGGCTCGAAGGTACTGCTCGTGATCCCCGAGCCGTGGGCCTACCCCAACGCCTCGCAGGGCCAGCCCTCCGGGACGCTCGTGTTCTACGTCGAGATCGTCAGCAAGGAAGCGGCGAAGTAG
- the pafA gene encoding Pup--protein ligase, producing MDRRIFGVETEFGISYSGPNSRPLSPEEVARYLFRKVVSWGRSSNVFLTNGSRLYLDVGSHPEYATAECDDLAQLIAHDRAGELILEDLVSEAQRKLAQEGYDGKIYLFKNNTDSAGNSYGSHENYLIPRKLEFSRLADILIPFLVTRQLLVGAGKVLKTQTGSLYAFSQRADHLWEGISSATTRSRPIINTRDEPHADAEHYRRLHVIAGDSNMSETTMLLKVGSVDLLLRMVEAGEMMRDFRLENPIRSIREISHDLTGQQLLKLANGRHMTALEMQREYLARVTAFVDQHGAHNAHVPAVLDLWERVLDAVETGSTARIDTEVDWAIKKKLIDRYLARSGEDLDSAKAAQLDLTYHDISRSRGLFFLLQSHGEAARVVDDTAVKEAVDIPPQTTRAKLRGEFVRRAKEANRDYTVDWVHLKLNDRAQQTILCKDPFTSVDERVEALLQQL from the coding sequence ATGGACCGGCGCATCTTCGGAGTCGAGACCGAATTCGGGATCTCCTACTCAGGGCCCAACTCACGCCCGCTCTCACCCGAGGAAGTCGCACGGTACCTCTTCCGCAAGGTCGTCAGCTGGGGGCGGTCCTCCAATGTCTTCCTCACCAACGGATCGCGCCTGTACCTCGACGTCGGCTCCCACCCCGAATACGCGACCGCGGAGTGCGACGACCTGGCGCAGCTCATCGCCCACGACCGGGCGGGCGAGCTCATCCTCGAGGACCTCGTCTCGGAGGCCCAGCGCAAGCTCGCGCAGGAGGGCTACGACGGCAAGATCTACCTCTTCAAGAACAACACCGACTCCGCGGGCAACTCCTACGGCAGCCATGAGAACTACCTGATCCCCCGCAAGCTCGAATTCTCGCGCCTCGCGGACATCCTCATCCCGTTCCTGGTGACGCGGCAGCTTCTCGTGGGCGCGGGGAAGGTCCTCAAGACGCAGACCGGTTCCCTCTATGCGTTCTCGCAGCGGGCCGACCACCTGTGGGAAGGCATCTCCTCGGCCACGACCCGCTCGCGCCCCATCATCAATACGCGGGACGAGCCGCACGCCGACGCGGAGCACTATCGCCGGCTGCATGTGATCGCCGGCGACTCCAACATGTCCGAGACCACCATGCTGCTCAAGGTCGGGTCCGTCGACCTGCTGCTGCGGATGGTGGAAGCGGGCGAGATGATGCGGGACTTCCGCCTCGAAAACCCTATCCGGAGCATCCGCGAGATCTCGCACGACCTCACCGGGCAGCAGCTGCTCAAGCTCGCCAACGGCCGGCACATGACCGCCCTCGAGATGCAGCGCGAGTACCTGGCGCGCGTGACGGCGTTCGTCGACCAGCACGGAGCGCACAACGCCCACGTCCCGGCCGTCCTGGACCTGTGGGAGCGGGTGCTCGATGCCGTGGAGACCGGCAGCACCGCACGGATCGACACCGAGGTGGACTGGGCCATCAAGAAGAAGCTCATCGACCGGTACCTCGCGCGCTCGGGCGAGGACCTCGACTCGGCGAAGGCGGCGCAGCTCGACCTGACCTACCACGACATCTCCCGCTCCCGGGGGCTGTTCTTCCTGCTCCAGAGCCACGGCGAAGCCGCCCGGGTGGTGGACGACACGGCGGTCAAGGAGGCGGTGGACATCCCGCCGCAGACCACCCGGGCCAAGCTCCGCGGCGAATTCGTCCGCCGCGCCAAGGAGGCGAACCGCGACTACACGGTGGACTGGGTGCACCTCAAGCTCAACGACCGCGCCCAGCAGACCATCCTCTGCAAGGATCCCTTCACCTCAGTCGACGAGCGCGTGGAGGCGCTCCTGCAGCAACTCTGA
- the prcA gene encoding proteasome subunit alpha → MTQQFYVSPEQLMKDRADFARKGISRGRSVVVMSCRDGIALVAENASPSLHKLGEIYDRIAFAAVGKYNEFESLRQAGVRYADVRGYSYAREDVTARGLASVYAQSLGAVFTAESKPFEVELVVAEVGHAQDSDHLYRLTFDGSIADETGFVVMGGAADAVVDSLSGAWSSDLSLPEAVGAAARALRNASRPQADGTQPGVPPLDPSVLEVAFLERDPDTLRGSRRAFRRVGGPELENLLQHEQDT, encoded by the coding sequence ATGACACAGCAGTTCTACGTTTCCCCCGAGCAGCTCATGAAGGACCGCGCGGACTTCGCGCGGAAGGGGATCAGCCGTGGCAGGTCGGTCGTGGTGATGAGTTGCCGCGACGGCATCGCACTGGTCGCCGAGAACGCCTCACCGTCGCTCCACAAGCTGGGGGAGATCTACGACCGCATCGCCTTCGCCGCGGTCGGGAAGTACAACGAGTTCGAGAGCCTGCGGCAGGCCGGCGTGCGCTATGCCGACGTCCGCGGCTACTCCTATGCGCGCGAGGACGTGACCGCCCGTGGGCTCGCCAGTGTGTACGCGCAGAGCCTGGGTGCCGTGTTCACCGCGGAGAGCAAACCGTTCGAAGTCGAACTCGTCGTGGCCGAGGTGGGGCACGCGCAGGACAGCGACCACCTGTACCGGCTGACGTTCGACGGCTCCATCGCCGACGAGACCGGTTTCGTGGTCATGGGTGGTGCCGCCGACGCCGTCGTCGACTCCCTCAGCGGCGCCTGGTCCTCCGACCTCAGCCTTCCCGAGGCCGTCGGGGCCGCTGCCCGGGCGCTGCGGAACGCCTCGCGTCCGCAGGCCGACGGGACCCAGCCCGGGGTTCCACCGCTGGATCCCTCCGTCCTCGAAGTCGCGTTCCTGGAACGCGACCCGGACACGCTGCGCGGCAGCCGCCGCGCGTTCCGCAGGGTCGGCGGCCCCGAACTCGAGAACCTCCTCCAGCACGAACAGGACACCTGA
- the prcB gene encoding proteasome subunit beta: MLPDDAAAAVPRAASTSFADFLGAHHPGLLPSNRTLGPVTASTDASHLAPHATTIVSLTFPGGVLMAGDRRATMGNVIASRHIEKVFPADRYSVLGIAGSAGIGLDLTRLFQVELEHYEKIEATMMSLDGKANRLAAMVRQNLPMAMQGLAVVPLFAGFDTDRHLGRLFSFDVTGGRYEEHEHHSVGSGSVFARGALKKLWNPRLTEASAVRVAVESLYDAADDDSATGGPDTVRALWPVVYVVDGAGARRIPERDLESAAHTIIEARSAAGREA; encoded by the coding sequence ATGCTCCCGGATGATGCAGCAGCTGCGGTTCCCCGGGCCGCCTCGACATCCTTTGCCGACTTCCTGGGCGCCCACCATCCCGGGCTGCTGCCGTCGAACCGGACGCTCGGTCCGGTGACCGCGTCCACCGACGCCTCGCACCTGGCGCCGCACGCCACGACGATCGTCTCGCTGACCTTCCCCGGCGGCGTGCTGATGGCCGGCGACCGGCGGGCCACGATGGGCAACGTGATCGCGAGCCGCCACATCGAGAAGGTGTTCCCCGCCGACCGGTACTCCGTGCTGGGGATCGCCGGCAGCGCCGGGATCGGCCTCGACCTGACGCGACTGTTCCAGGTGGAACTCGAGCACTACGAGAAGATCGAAGCGACCATGATGAGCCTCGACGGCAAGGCCAACCGCCTCGCCGCCATGGTCCGGCAGAACCTCCCCATGGCGATGCAGGGACTCGCCGTGGTGCCGCTCTTCGCCGGCTTCGACACGGACCGCCACCTCGGGAGGCTGTTCTCGTTCGACGTCACCGGCGGACGCTACGAGGAGCACGAACACCACTCGGTCGGGTCCGGCTCGGTCTTCGCGCGGGGTGCGCTCAAGAAGCTGTGGAACCCGCGCCTGACCGAGGCGTCGGCGGTGCGTGTCGCCGTCGAGTCCCTCTACGACGCGGCCGACGACGACTCCGCGACCGGCGGTCCGGACACCGTCCGTGCCCTCTGGCCCGTCGTCTACGTCGTGGACGGGGCCGGAGCGCGGCGCATCCCGGAGCGCGACCTCGAGTCCGCGGCGCACACCATCATCGAAGCCCGCTCCGCGGCGGGCCGGGAGGCATAG